A genomic window from Scomber scombrus chromosome 18, fScoSco1.1, whole genome shotgun sequence includes:
- the nog1 gene encoding noggin-1 — MDQSPQFVAMYLLVLSLGLMMDRGICQHYYLLRPIPSDSLPLVELKEDPDPVFDPKERDLNETELKSVLGDFDSRFLSVLPPVEEKYNGNDELEDFESIQKPGGVLPKEIRAMDFDVQFGKKHKPSKKLKRRLQQWLWAYSFCPIVYTWTDLGNRFWPRYVRVGSCLSKRSCSVPEGMVCKPANSTHLTILRWRCVQRKGGLKCAWIPVQYPIITDCKCSCSS; from the coding sequence ATGGATCAGTCTCCGCAGTTTGTAGCCATGTATCTGCTGGTGCTGTCCCTCGGACTTATGATGGACAGGGGGATTTGTCAGCACTACTACCTTCTCCGACCCATCCCGAGTGACAGCCTGCCTCTTGTGGAATTAAAAGAGGATCCGGACCCCGTCTTCGACCCCAAGGAGAGGGACCTTAACGAGACCGAGTTGAAGAGCGTCCTGGGAGACTTTGACAGCCGCTTTTTGTCCGTTTTACCTCCCGTAGAGGAGAAATACAACGGGAACGATGAGCTGGAGGACTTTGAGTCGATCCAAAAGCCCGGTGGAGTACTCCCGAAGGAGATCCGAGCGATGGATTTCGACGTCCAGTTCGGCAAGAAGCACAAGCCCAGTAAGAAACTGAAGCGGCGGCTGCAGCAGTGGCTGTGGGCGTACTCGTTCTGTCCCATCGTGTATACCTGGACCGACCTGGGGAACCGGTTCTGGCCGCGGTACGTGCGCGTGGGCAGCTGCCTCAGCAAAAGGTCATGTTCGGTTCCGGAGGGGATGGTGTGTAAACCCGCCAATTCAACCCACCTGACTATACTGAGATGGAGATGCGTGCAGAGGAAAGGGGGACTAAAATGCGCGTGGATACCGGTTCAGTACCCGATCATCACAGACTGCAAATGCTCCTGCTCCAGTTAA